GCCGCAGTTGGCATCTGATCAAGCATTGCAATATATTGCTGCTACCTCATCTAGTTGTCCAAAATGTAATTTGTTTACATAGTTAAAATGGTGTCTTTGTTATTATACAAGCCAGTTGTGAGATCATTATATTAATTGTTGTTCACTTGTTAATAGAATCATGTTGGTCAAAGGAGGGCTCAACTCCAAATAGTCTGCATAGAAGGTGAGCTCATCATCCATTTTCCCTGAACCCTAGCCGGTTTGCAGATGAATTTCAGTACTTCACCTGATGCAGCAAGACCAAGTGTGATCTCTGTATAGAAAAATGTGGGACAACATACAAAAGGATGAAAAGGCTTTGCAAGGGGTAACATGGATGCATCCAACTAGATGCCTGCATGCAGGCCAGGTCATTTTTGGACATTACAAAATCATAAATCCTAAAATCACATCTCATTCATTCACCTGAATTGAGTCAATACCTACCCTGATATTAATTAGAGATCTAAGGTGGCACCCAAGATACTCCATGCCATCTCTTTTGTAACTACCAAGTTAATGTTCTATTATCATGAATGCCTGTATTGAAATTTTATGTAGGTGCAAATATCTATTGTATGCATTTCCTAGAACAGTTCTCTTCTACTCAGCCGCATCATGTCGCTTTCTCTTGCATTCAGTTGGGGTAAGGGAAGGGCAGGAGAGTCTGGGTATGAGTAAAAAAAGGAATTAATGTCAATAACAGAGAAGATCGATGgactatttctcaaaaaaattacagagaagaaggagagaagacTTGCCTTTCGGAAAGGGCACTTAACCTCTTTCAGTAGGAGATTAACACTGACAAACTCTTCTTTAAGCAATATGCCAAGTTAATATATGTTCACTTATTACCTTCTTTCTTCGGTTGTGAGGCGAAAGGTTAGAGTTTGACGATGCAAGAGACGTACGAGGAACAAGTAAAGTCAGTTGGAATAGGGTGTGGAAATGAAGAGTTCTGGTATTGGTGTTTATACAATACttaaagaaaactaaaagacaGGAGCTTATTGTTCCATGGAAGTGGTGGTGGAGACTGAAAGAATGCAGAAAATGGTGAATGAGAGATCATTATCAAGAAGCAATTTTTAAACGTAAGAAGGTACAGGCTTGTTTGGTTGGTCCAAAAACTCCATAAACTGGTTGCAGTCTAATAAAGACTCCAGAATTCCATAACTCCATCCACGCTTCCAGCAATAATTTCAGTTTTTGTCAAACAGAGAGACATTACACTGTCTTGAATGGCAGTCCCAAACGATCCTACCATTTTGGCATTCCGAACGTCTCGCAACGTTAAGAGACTTTTCGCGTTCCCAAACTCTTCCTCTCCGACTCCAATTACCAACACTACTCCTCCCGTCTATAAATATGCCCTGCCACAACCTTCCTTACCCTCACACCATCATATACGCCGCTCCCTTTGCTTGAAAAAGCTTTTAGGAGATCCACAAGCATGTCGCCCGTTCAAAAGCTTGCCCTCTCGTTCATGATCGCATGCCTCGTTGGGCTTGCCAATGCCCGCGAGCTCTCCTCCGTGGAACCCGCCATTAGCCCTCTTGAGGCCCGGATCACCTCCAACGGGGGCCTAGTTGACTGCTGGAACGCACTGCTGGAGCTGAAATCATGCACCGACGAGATCTTGCTCTTCTTCATGAACGGCGAGTCGTACCTGGGAGTCGACTGCTGCCGCGCCATCCAAGTCATCACCCGCCAGTGCTGGACCACGATGCTCCAGTCCCTCGGCTTCACTCCCCAGGAGAGCGACGTTCTCAGAGGATACTGCGATGCCGAGGCCGCTCCTCCTCCTGTCGCCGTTGCGTCACTGCGTCCCCACTCCACGACATCTCCCTCTGTGGCCGACGCCGCACTCGCGTTTGCCGGTCCGGAGGCGGCCTAGCGCTTCCCTGGGCTTCCGTTTCCACGAGCGATGGGGAGGGTCCTTCGATATCAGTCATACTTCTTTGTTTACTCTCATCATGTCCTGATGTTAAGAAGTTCTGCGTTGTCTACTGTTGTCATGGCTtcaataatataaatatgatcgATCCTCCTCTTTTTATCTATTAATCCTCTGTCTCTGCGACCCCTGGCTTCCGAATCCGGGTTAACAGCAAGCCTGGCGGATGTTGTCCATCaggagaaggggaaaaaaaaactgaCCTAAAGATTGGCATCTCATCGATCAAAAGGCGTCATCACTGGCATGCGGACGGGGGCGTGGACGGCCACGGTAGTTAGCGAAGAGGCGGGACCCGTCCTCCCCCAGGACGGAGATTCATGAGCTCTGGCTTGGTTCCAAGAAACCCCATCGCCATCGGAGACGCCGTCACCTGGATCCCTTTCGGCGGATTCCCTTCAGGAGACACGATCCCCGTAGGACTCGCCGCAGGATAACTCATGATAAGCTCGCTATACCCACCAGGCCACAACGGGTTCGGAGACCCAACCCGCGTTACCTGGTGGCTATGGACCTCGCCCCATGCACGCAAACCGCCGCGTCGGAATCGTGGGAGCGAGCAGCAGCTCGAGGCCGAGCTACGCACGCGGAAGGGAAGCCGCCCGCGATGGAACGGGGAGCGGAAGACTGAGCCTTGCTGCGAAGATGGCGGAAGCGGAGCACGTTC
The sequence above is drawn from the Phoenix dactylifera cultivar Barhee BC4 unplaced genomic scaffold, palm_55x_up_171113_PBpolish2nd_filt_p 000007F, whole genome shotgun sequence genome and encodes:
- the LOC120104550 gene encoding egg cell-secreted protein 1.2-like yields the protein MSPVQKLALSFMIACLVGLANARELSSVEPAISPLEARITSNGGLVDCWNALLELKSCTDEILLFFMNGESYLGVDCCRAIQVITRQCWTTMLQSLGFTPQESDVLRGYCDAEAAPPPVAVASLRPHSTTSPSVADAALAFAGPEAA